The following coding sequences lie in one Sorex araneus isolate mSorAra2 chromosome 4, mSorAra2.pri, whole genome shotgun sequence genomic window:
- the SLC38A3 gene encoding sodium-coupled neutral amino acid transporter 3 gives MEAPLQTEMVELVPNGKHSEGLLRVSSPSAGSQRVEGPRRSCVEGEGFLQKGPSKEPQFTDFEGKTSFGMSVFNLSNAIMGSGILGLAYAMANTGIILFLFLLTAVALLSSYSIHLLLKSSGIVGIRAYEQLGYRAFGTPGKLAAALAITLQNIGAMSSYLYIIKSELPLVIQTFLNLEEQTSDWYMNGNYLVILVSVTIILPLALMRQLGYLGYSSGFSLSCMVFFLIAVIYKKFQVPCPLPLHATNITGNFSLTDSTEEEAASRLHGAEATASCSPRYFMLNTQTAYTIPIMAFAFVCHPEVLPIYTELKDPSKGKMQQISNLSIAVMYVMYFLAALFGYLTFYDGVESELLHTYSKVDPFDVLILCVRVAVLTAVTLTVPIVLFPVRRAIQQMLFPNRDFSWLRHVIIATGLLTGINLLVIFAPNILGIFGVIGATSAPCLIFIFPASFYFRIVPTEKEPAKSTPKILALCFAVFGLLLMTMSLSFIIIDWASGTSRQGGSH, from the exons ATGGAGGCGCCTCTGCAGACCGAGATGGTGGAGCTGGTGCCCAACGGCAAGCACTCGGAGGGGCTACTCCGGGTCAGCAGCCCCTCAGCAGGAAGCCAGAG GGTGGAGGGCCCCCGGCGCAGCTGCGTGGAAGGCGAAGGCTTCCTGCAGAAAGGCCCCAGCAAGGAGCCGCAGTTCACTGAC TTTGAGGGGAAGACGTCATTCGGGATGTCGGTGTTCAACCTCAGCAATGCCATCATGGGTAGTGGCATCCTGGGGCTCGCCTATGCCATGGCCAACACGGGCATCATCCTCTTCCT GTTCCTGCTGACGGCTGTCGCCCTGCTCTCCAGCTACTCCATCCACCTGCTACTCAAGTCCTCAGGGATCGTGG GCATCCGTGCCTACGAGCAGCTGGGCTACCGTGCCTTCGGGACCCCGGGAAAGCTGGCAGCGGCCCTCGCTATCACACTGCAGAACATTGGAG CCATGTCCAGCTACCTGTACATCATCAAGTCTGAGCTTCCCCTGGTCATACAGACCTTCCTGAACCTGGAGGAGCAAACCTC GGATTGGTACATGAACGGGAACTACCTGGTGATCCTGGTCTCTGTCACCATCATCCTCCCTCTGGCTCTCATGCGGCAACTCG GCTACCTAGGCTACTCCAGCGGCTTCTCCCTCAGCTGCATGGTGTTCTTTCTCATTGCA GTCATTTACAAAAAGttccaagtgccctgcccgctgcccctgcaTGCCACCAACATCACTGGCAACTTCAGCCTCACGGACAGCACCGAGGAAGAGGCAGCGTCTCGGCTGCATGGAGCTGAGGCCACCGCCTCCTGCAGCCCCCGATACTTCATGCTCAACACACAG ACGGCGTATACCATCCCCATCATGGCCTTTGCCTTCGTCTGCCACCCAGAGGTGCTGCCCATCTACACTGAGCTCAAGGA cccctccaagggGAAGATGCAGCAAATCTCGAACCTCTCCATCGCTGTCATGTACGTCATGTACTTCCTGGCTGCCCTCTTTGGCTACCTCACCTTCTATG ACGGGGTGGAGTCGGAGCTCCTGCACACCTACAGCAAGGTGGACCCCTTTGACGTGCTGatcctgtgtgtgcgtgtggccgTGCTGACAGCTGTCACGCTCACCGTGCCCATCGTTCTGTTTCCG GTGCGCCGAGCCATCCAGCAGATGCTCTTCCCTAACCGGGACTTCAGCTGGCTGCGGCATGTGATCATCGCCACCGGCCTGCTGACTGGCATCAACCTACTGGTCATCTTCGCCCCCAACATCCTGGGCATCTTTGGGGTCATCG GTGCCACATCAGCCCCATGCCTCATCTTCATCTTTCCTGCCAGCTTCTACTTCCGCATTGTGCCCACTGAGAAGGAACCTGCAAAGTCCACCCCCAAGATCCTG GCCCTGTGCTTTGCTGTGTTTGGCCTCTTGCTGATGACCATGAGCTTGAGTTTCATCATCATTGACTGGGCCTCAGGAACTAGCCGGCAAGGAGGAAGCCACTAG